Proteins found in one Anabas testudineus chromosome 1, fAnaTes1.2, whole genome shotgun sequence genomic segment:
- the prmt9 gene encoding protein arginine N-methyltransferase 9 isoform X2 yields MCAKKAGADEVYACELSKTMYELACEVVAANGMEGSIKILHMKSLEMEVPKDIPHRVSLVVTETVDAGLFGEGIIESLIHAWHHLLLPPQRGENEFREQSATGRVIPAGATVFGMAFECLEIRRHHRLCVSDVGSLSMAAAGELRSPVSCSSEPDDSMEPYTTERLSRLPGGYKPLTEPFTALNIDFNNVEELEGLSSRQVQQIRLPVIQEGELDALAVWFQLHLDEESSLSTGPQEDTCWEQAIYPVHGTRAFALKPHDELVVEVSCRDAYLRLCAVAVVRDGHEIRLDLQHAKTPISNANPEAELCSALACLQTDQTQTKDFCMLECSEMALLNNQDYHQRFCSALAKLISRLKVKCENRQQGSGVPPDFTDPANSTDCSDLLYVLDVSEGFSLLSLIAASQGHVKAYSSVEKNKQQEVLRRLAYSNNIPEQHLEFWLNNSEDEQGMLQRPSREKLWSAIILDCVETCGLIRQKLMEKASLARCLLEEGGRVFPERIVVHGMLVESDVLLLESAVQGQEPTLGFNIAPFINQFTVPVHVFLDFSTLQCRRLSESVELFVLDLMDANANYTNREVKVQATSSGRITAIPFWYHIFLDQEISVSTLSQNSHWKQAAVVLQQPLEVRAGDWVCLAVKLHKSTISISASVDNVPGPMEC; encoded by the exons ATGTGTGCTAAGAAGGCAGGGGCGGACGAGGTGTATGCCTGTGAGCTGTCGAAGACGATGTATGAACTGGCCTGTGAGGTGGTGGCTGCTAATGGAATGGAAGGAAGCATCAAGATCCTCCATATGAAATCTCTGGAGATGGAAGTGCCCAAAGACATCCCCCACCG GGTATCGCTGGTGGTGACAGAGACTGTAGATGCAGGATTGTTTGGAGAGGGCATAATAGAGAGTCTCATTCATGCCTGGCaccacctgctgctgcctccGCAG agaggagagaatgaATTCAGGGAGCAGTCTGCCACAGGACGGGTTATACCCGCTGGAGCCACTGTGTTTGGTATGGCTTTCGAGTGCCTCGAGATCCGCCGGCATCACAG GCTTTGTGTGTCAGACGTTGGCAGCCTGTCCATGGCTGCAGCTGGAGAGCTGCGTAGCCCAGtgagctgcagctctgagcCAGACGACTCCATGGAGCCGTACACAACAGAGAGACTCAGCAGACTGCCGGGAGGATATAAACCCCTCACAGAGCCCTTCACAGCGCTCAACATAGATTTCAATAACGTGGAG GAGCTGGAGGGCCTGAGCTCCAGGCAGGTCCAGCAGATCCGCCTGCCTGTAATTCAGGAGGGGGAGCTGGATGCTCTTGCTGTGTGGTTCCAGCTCCACCTGGATGAGGAGAGCAGTCTGTCTACTGGACCTCAAGAGGACACCTGCTGGGAGCAAGCCATCTACCCTGTCCACGGCACCAGGG cGTTTGCCTTGAAACCTCATGACGAGCTGGTTGTTGAAGTCTCCTGCCGAGATGCCTACTTGAGGCTCTGCGCCGTTGCTGTGGTAAGAGATGGGCATGAAATCCGTCTGGACTTGCAGCACGCTAAAACCCCCATTTCAAACGCCAACCCAGAAGCAGAACTGTGCAGTGCATTAGCGTGTCTTCAGACGGATCAGACTCAAACAAAAGACTTCTGCATGCTGGAATGTTCGGAAATGGCGCTCCTGAACAATCAGGACTACCATCAGAGGTTTTGCAGTGCGCTGGCCAAACTCATCTCCAGGCTGAAggttaaatgtgaaaacaggcAGCAAGGATCAGGTGTTCCACCAGACTTTACTGATCCTGCAAACTCCACAGACTGTAGTGACCTACTGTACGTGCTGGACGTTTCAGAGggcttctctctgctctccctcaTTGCTGCCAGCCAGGGTCATGTAAAAGCCTACAGCTCTGTGGAAAAGAACAAGCAACAGGAAGTGCTAAGGAGACTGGCTTATTCCAATAATATCCCAGAGCAGCATCTAGAGTTCTGGCTCAACAACTCAGAGGATGAACAGGGGATGCTGCAGAGGCCGTCCAGGGAGAAGCTGTGGAGCGCCATCATCCTGGACTGTGTAGAGACCTGTGGTCTGATCAGACAGAAGTTAATGGAGAAGGCTTCTCTGGCCAG GTGTCTGCTGGAGGAAGGAGGACGTGTTTTCCCTGAACGGATTGTGGTGCATGGTATGCTGGTGGAGTCGGACGTGCTGCTGCTAGAAAGTGCTGTTCAGGGTCAGGAGCCAACACTAGGATTTAATATCGCTCCTTTTATCAACCAGTTCACT GTACCAGTCCATGTGTTTTTGGACTTTTCCACATTACAGTGCAGGCGTCTCAGCGAGTCTGTGGAGCTCTTTGTGCTTGACCTTATGGATGCCAATGCAAACTACACTAATAGAGAAGTCAAG GTCCAGGCTACGTCTTCAGGAAGAATAACGGCAATTCCGTTCTGGTACCACATCTTCCTGGACCAGGAGATCAGTGTCAGCACCCTCAGCCAGAACTCTCACTGGAAGCAGGCAGCCGTTGTGCTGCAGCAACCCCTGGAGGTTCGAGCTGGAGACTGGGTGTGCCTCGCTGTGAAGCTTCACAAGAGCACCATCTCAATATCAGCCAGTGTGGACAATGTCCCGGGGCCAATGGAGTGCTGA
- the prmt9 gene encoding protein arginine N-methyltransferase 9 isoform X1: protein MPNANGRPKHGRRARRRRREDPARNELVSSSLESAQQCLFNQDYGTAFVHYLLVLNLAPVFKDFARDSFRFTLFKWAEELDSVGRIQDLFNCYEQALELFPADEVILNSMGEHLFRMGFRDEAAGHFHKALKLRPDYPEARENFHRVANWLVERWHFLMLNDHGRNCKYQQAIQKAVQSGCNTVLDIGTGTGILGMCAKKAGADEVYACELSKTMYELACEVVAANGMEGSIKILHMKSLEMEVPKDIPHRVSLVVTETVDAGLFGEGIIESLIHAWHHLLLPPQRGENEFREQSATGRVIPAGATVFGMAFECLEIRRHHRLCVSDVGSLSMAAAGELRSPVSCSSEPDDSMEPYTTERLSRLPGGYKPLTEPFTALNIDFNNVEELEGLSSRQVQQIRLPVIQEGELDALAVWFQLHLDEESSLSTGPQEDTCWEQAIYPVHGTRAFALKPHDELVVEVSCRDAYLRLCAVAVVRDGHEIRLDLQHAKTPISNANPEAELCSALACLQTDQTQTKDFCMLECSEMALLNNQDYHQRFCSALAKLISRLKVKCENRQQGSGVPPDFTDPANSTDCSDLLYVLDVSEGFSLLSLIAASQGHVKAYSSVEKNKQQEVLRRLAYSNNIPEQHLEFWLNNSEDEQGMLQRPSREKLWSAIILDCVETCGLIRQKLMEKASLARCLLEEGGRVFPERIVVHGMLVESDVLLLESAVQGQEPTLGFNIAPFINQFTVPVHVFLDFSTLQCRRLSESVELFVLDLMDANANYTNREVKVQATSSGRITAIPFWYHIFLDQEISVSTLSQNSHWKQAAVVLQQPLEVRAGDWVCLAVKLHKSTISISASVDNVPGPMEC, encoded by the exons ATGCCTAATGCCAATGGAAGGCCCAAGCATGGCAGGAGGGCCCGACGGCGACGCAGAGAGGACCCCGCCCGGAATGAGCTGGTCTCTAGCTCCCTAGAAAGTGCCCAACAGTGTCTGTTCAACCAAGACTATGGAACTGCATTTGTGCACTACCTTCTTGTCCTCAACCTTGCACCTGTGTTTAAGGACTTTGCGAGG GACTCCTTCAGGTTCACTCTCTTCAAATGGGCAGAAGAGCTGGACTCTGTGGGCCGCATCCAGGACCTATTTAACTGTTATGAACAAGCTCTGGAACTTTTCCCTGCTGATGAGGTCATCCTGAACAGCATGGGCGAACACCTGTTCAG GATGGGATTTAGAGATGAAGCTGCTGGGCATTTCCACAAGGCCTTAAAGCTGAGACCAGACTATCCAGAAGCCAGGGAAAACTTCCACCGTGTGGCCAACTGGCTGGTTGAGCGCTGGCATTTTCTAATGCTTAACGACCACGGGAGGAACTGCAAGTATCAGCAAGCCATTCAGAAGGCTGTTCAGAGTGGCTGCAACACTGTGCTTGACATAGGTACTGGCACTGGGATCCTTGG CATGTGTGCTAAGAAGGCAGGGGCGGACGAGGTGTATGCCTGTGAGCTGTCGAAGACGATGTATGAACTGGCCTGTGAGGTGGTGGCTGCTAATGGAATGGAAGGAAGCATCAAGATCCTCCATATGAAATCTCTGGAGATGGAAGTGCCCAAAGACATCCCCCACCG GGTATCGCTGGTGGTGACAGAGACTGTAGATGCAGGATTGTTTGGAGAGGGCATAATAGAGAGTCTCATTCATGCCTGGCaccacctgctgctgcctccGCAG agaggagagaatgaATTCAGGGAGCAGTCTGCCACAGGACGGGTTATACCCGCTGGAGCCACTGTGTTTGGTATGGCTTTCGAGTGCCTCGAGATCCGCCGGCATCACAG GCTTTGTGTGTCAGACGTTGGCAGCCTGTCCATGGCTGCAGCTGGAGAGCTGCGTAGCCCAGtgagctgcagctctgagcCAGACGACTCCATGGAGCCGTACACAACAGAGAGACTCAGCAGACTGCCGGGAGGATATAAACCCCTCACAGAGCCCTTCACAGCGCTCAACATAGATTTCAATAACGTGGAG GAGCTGGAGGGCCTGAGCTCCAGGCAGGTCCAGCAGATCCGCCTGCCTGTAATTCAGGAGGGGGAGCTGGATGCTCTTGCTGTGTGGTTCCAGCTCCACCTGGATGAGGAGAGCAGTCTGTCTACTGGACCTCAAGAGGACACCTGCTGGGAGCAAGCCATCTACCCTGTCCACGGCACCAGGG cGTTTGCCTTGAAACCTCATGACGAGCTGGTTGTTGAAGTCTCCTGCCGAGATGCCTACTTGAGGCTCTGCGCCGTTGCTGTGGTAAGAGATGGGCATGAAATCCGTCTGGACTTGCAGCACGCTAAAACCCCCATTTCAAACGCCAACCCAGAAGCAGAACTGTGCAGTGCATTAGCGTGTCTTCAGACGGATCAGACTCAAACAAAAGACTTCTGCATGCTGGAATGTTCGGAAATGGCGCTCCTGAACAATCAGGACTACCATCAGAGGTTTTGCAGTGCGCTGGCCAAACTCATCTCCAGGCTGAAggttaaatgtgaaaacaggcAGCAAGGATCAGGTGTTCCACCAGACTTTACTGATCCTGCAAACTCCACAGACTGTAGTGACCTACTGTACGTGCTGGACGTTTCAGAGggcttctctctgctctccctcaTTGCTGCCAGCCAGGGTCATGTAAAAGCCTACAGCTCTGTGGAAAAGAACAAGCAACAGGAAGTGCTAAGGAGACTGGCTTATTCCAATAATATCCCAGAGCAGCATCTAGAGTTCTGGCTCAACAACTCAGAGGATGAACAGGGGATGCTGCAGAGGCCGTCCAGGGAGAAGCTGTGGAGCGCCATCATCCTGGACTGTGTAGAGACCTGTGGTCTGATCAGACAGAAGTTAATGGAGAAGGCTTCTCTGGCCAG GTGTCTGCTGGAGGAAGGAGGACGTGTTTTCCCTGAACGGATTGTGGTGCATGGTATGCTGGTGGAGTCGGACGTGCTGCTGCTAGAAAGTGCTGTTCAGGGTCAGGAGCCAACACTAGGATTTAATATCGCTCCTTTTATCAACCAGTTCACT GTACCAGTCCATGTGTTTTTGGACTTTTCCACATTACAGTGCAGGCGTCTCAGCGAGTCTGTGGAGCTCTTTGTGCTTGACCTTATGGATGCCAATGCAAACTACACTAATAGAGAAGTCAAG GTCCAGGCTACGTCTTCAGGAAGAATAACGGCAATTCCGTTCTGGTACCACATCTTCCTGGACCAGGAGATCAGTGTCAGCACCCTCAGCCAGAACTCTCACTGGAAGCAGGCAGCCGTTGTGCTGCAGCAACCCCTGGAGGTTCGAGCTGGAGACTGGGTGTGCCTCGCTGTGAAGCTTCACAAGAGCACCATCTCAATATCAGCCAGTGTGGACAATGTCCCGGGGCCAATGGAGTGCTGA
- the tmem184c gene encoding transmembrane protein 184C has product MPCSCGNWRSWIRPLVVVLYILLLLCVLLPLCIWELQKSGVGTHKKAWFIAGIFVFMTIPISLWGILQHLVHYTQPELQKPIIRILWMVPIYSLDSWIALKYPSIAIYVDTCRECYEAYVIYNFMTFLLNYLENQYPSLVLMLEVQEQQKHLPPLCCCPPWPMGEVLLLRCKLGVLQYTVVRPVTTVIALICQLCGVYDEGNFSSKNAWTYLVIFNNMSQLFAMYCLVLFYRALREELSPIKPVGKFLCVKMVVFVSFWQAVFIAILVKVGVISEKQTWDWKSVEDVATGLQDFVICVEMFLAAIAHHFSFTYKPYIQEAEEGSCFDSFLAMWDISDVRADISEQVRNVGRTVMGRPRKAYFGDAQNDGERSGLLSSASQDAITEAASNPASPKGQYQGLGRTHTPHSVSAPAGLSSAPWDEGYEATAEETQEEERTNLTKEPTEADLIVIT; this is encoded by the exons ATGCCTTGTTCCTGTGGGAACTGGAGAAGCTGGATTCGGCCGCTGGTGGTTGTGCTGTatattttgttgctgctgtgcgTCCTGCTGCCTTTGTGTATCTGGGAGCTGCAGAAGTCTGGG GTTGGCACACATAAAAAAGCGTGGTTCATTGCTGGGATATTTGTCTTCATGACCATACCCATATCATTATGGGGTATTCTCCAACATCTGGTTCACTACACTCAGCCTGAGCTTCAGAAACCTATCATCAG GATATTATGGATGGTCCCGATTTACAGCCTGGACAGT tGGATTGCATTAAAATACCCCAGCATAGCGATTTATGTCGATACATGCAGAGAGTGCTACGAGGCCTATGTCATCTACAATTTCATGACATTCTTGCTTAACTACCTGGAAAATCAGTACCCCAGTCTGGTGTTGATGCTGGAGGTCcaggagcagcagaaacacctgcctcctctctgctgctgcccaCCGTGGCCAATGGGAGA AGTTCTATTGTTGAGATGCAAATTGGGAGTGTTGCAGTACACAGTTGTGAGGCCTGTTACAACAGTGATTGCCCT CATCTGTCAGCTGTGTGGAGTGTACGATGAAGGAAATTTCAGCTCGAAGAATGCATGGACTTACCTGGTCATCTTCAACAATATGTCACAGCTG TTTGCCATGTACTGCCTCGTTCTGTTCTACCGAGCTCTGAGAGAGGAACTGAGTCCAATCAAACCAGTGGGCAAATTCCTGTGTGTCAAAATGGTGGTGTTCGTCTCTTTCTG GCAAGCTGTGTTCATTGCTATACTGGTAAAAGTGGGCGTTAtctcagagaaacaaacatggGACTGGAAAAGTGTGGAAGATGTGGCTACTGGCTTACAg GATTTTGTCATATGTGTGGAGATGTTTCTGGCAGCCATTGCCCATCATTTCAGCTTCACCTACAAGCCTTACATccaggaggctgaggagggCTCTTGCTTTGACTCTTTCCTGGCAATGTGGGACATCTCTGACGTGAGAGCAGACATTTCTGAACAAGTCCGCAATGTCG GGAGAACTGTAATGGGCCGTCCAAGGAAAGCCTACTTTGGCGATGCACAAAACGATGGTGAACGATCTGGGCTGCTGTCTTCAGCCTCCCAAGATGCCATCACAGAGGCAGCATCAAACCCAGCGTCACCCAAAGGTCAGTACCAGGGCTTGGGGAGAACCCACACTCCGCATTCAGTGTCAGCTCCTGCTGGACTTAGCTCAGCCCCGTGGGATGAAGGATACGAGGCTACGGCTGAAGAAACTCAGGAAGAGGAAAGGACCAACTTAACCAAAGAACCAACAGAGGCAGATCTCATTGTGATCACCTAG